A single genomic interval of Osmia lignaria lignaria isolate PbOS001 chromosome 9, iyOsmLign1, whole genome shotgun sequence harbors:
- the Samtor gene encoding S-adenosylmethionine sensor upstream of TORC1 isoform X2 codes for MATEEHKYLAGVIKKTHATLRKEAQDHGPEIAWNRHITRKDVLQEYAHSMQKLATTYWMKNNLNTESSTHSRIEWIKFQCQEYFLNGGSEKYNNREESIRIKINTNNLESTEVPIHYNSSIENKESPIPKYLDNNTDFFAQKIALLDVGSCYNPFGSFNIFEVTAIDLYGIPDKVLGCDFLNVHIGKEKILSDNKEEVLLLPQNSFNVVVFSLFLEYLPCPKQRYICCKKAYDLLQVGGILFIITPDSKHVHANAKLMKSWRYVLNVATRWANLQNLSSDDPLYFDSTAIYIPQDFRNESDEIKHQEQEEYDSDEITSMFGELPFDP; via the exons ATGGCGACAGAAGAACATAAATATTTAGCAGGTGTTATAAAAAAGACTCATGCCACGTTGCGAAAAGAAGCTCAGGATCATGGTCCTGAGATTGCATGGAATCGTCATATAACACGTAAAGATGTTTTACAG GAATATGCCCATTCTATGCAAAAATTGGCAACTACATATtggatgaaaaataatttaaacacagAAAGTTCAACTCATTCTAGGATAGAATGGATTAAATTTCAATGTCAAGAGTACTTTTTAAATGGTGGaagtgaaaaatataataatagagAAGAAAGTATTAGGATAAAAATTAACACAAATAATCTAGAATCTACTGAAGTTCCTATACATTATAATTCAAGCATTGAAAATAAGGAAAGTCCAATACCAAAATACCTTGATAACAACACAGATTTCTTTGCTCAAAAAATAGCTTTGTTAGATGTAGGAAGTTGTTATAACCCTTTTGGAAGTTTTAATATCTTTGAGGTAACTGCAATAGATCTGTATGGTATACCAGATAAAGTTTTGGGTTGTGACTTTTTGAATGTTCATATTGGAAAAGAGAAAATACTTTCTGATAATAAGGAAGAAGTTCTACTATTGCCACAAAACTCTTTTAATGTAGttgtattttctttatttttggaATATCTACCATGTCCAAAACAAAGATATATTTGCTGCAAAAAAGCTTATGATCTATTGCAAGTTGGTGGTATACTTTTCATTATAACTCCTGATTCAAAACATGTTCATGCTAATGCTAAACTTATGAAATCATGGAGATATGTACTAA atGTTGCAACAAGATGGGCAAATTTACAAAACTTATCCAGCGATGATCCCTTATATTTTGATAGTACCGCAATTTATATTCCACAAGATTTTAGAAATGAATCTGATGAAATCAAACATCAAGAGCAAGAAGAATATGATTCAGATGAAATAACATCTATGTTTGGAGAATTACCTTTTGATCCATAA
- the Samtor gene encoding S-adenosylmethionine sensor upstream of TORC1 isoform X1, translating into MATEEHKYLAGVIKKTHATLRKEAQDHGPEIAWNRHITRKDVLQEYAHSMQKLATTYWMKNNLNTESSTHSRIEWIKFQCQEYFLNGGSEKYNNREESIRIKINTNNLESTEVPIHYNSSIENKESPIPKYLDNNTDFFAQKIALLDVGSCYNPFGSFNIFEVTAIDLYGIPDKVLGCDFLNVHIGKEKILSDNKEEVLLLPQNSFNVVVFSLFLEYLPCPKQRYICCKKAYDLLQVGGILFIITPDSKHVHANAKLMKSWRYVLSKLGFMRIKYEKLRHMHCIVFRKCIFKDVATRWANLQNLSSDDPLYFDSTAIYIPQDFRNESDEIKHQEQEEYDSDEITSMFGELPFDP; encoded by the exons ATGGCGACAGAAGAACATAAATATTTAGCAGGTGTTATAAAAAAGACTCATGCCACGTTGCGAAAAGAAGCTCAGGATCATGGTCCTGAGATTGCATGGAATCGTCATATAACACGTAAAGATGTTTTACAG GAATATGCCCATTCTATGCAAAAATTGGCAACTACATATtggatgaaaaataatttaaacacagAAAGTTCAACTCATTCTAGGATAGAATGGATTAAATTTCAATGTCAAGAGTACTTTTTAAATGGTGGaagtgaaaaatataataatagagAAGAAAGTATTAGGATAAAAATTAACACAAATAATCTAGAATCTACTGAAGTTCCTATACATTATAATTCAAGCATTGAAAATAAGGAAAGTCCAATACCAAAATACCTTGATAACAACACAGATTTCTTTGCTCAAAAAATAGCTTTGTTAGATGTAGGAAGTTGTTATAACCCTTTTGGAAGTTTTAATATCTTTGAGGTAACTGCAATAGATCTGTATGGTATACCAGATAAAGTTTTGGGTTGTGACTTTTTGAATGTTCATATTGGAAAAGAGAAAATACTTTCTGATAATAAGGAAGAAGTTCTACTATTGCCACAAAACTCTTTTAATGTAGttgtattttctttatttttggaATATCTACCATGTCCAAAACAAAGATATATTTGCTGCAAAAAAGCTTATGATCTATTGCAAGTTGGTGGTATACTTTTCATTATAACTCCTGATTCAAAACATGTTCATGCTAATGCTAAACTTATGAAATCATGGAGATATGTACTAAGTAAGTTAGGATTTATGaggataaaatatgaaaaactaCGACATATGCATTGTATTGTGTttagaaaatgtatatttaaagatGTTGCAACAAGATGGGCAAATTTACAAAACTTATCCAGCGATGATCCCTTATATTTTGATAGTACCGCAATTTATATTCCACAAGATTTTAGAAATGAATCTGATGAAATCAAACATCAAGAGCAAGAAGAATATGATTCAGATGAAATAACATCTATGTTTGGAGAATTACCTTTTGATCCATAA
- the Ubc7 gene encoding ubiquitin conjugating enzyme 7, with the protein MIKTMAGSALRRLMAEYKQLTLNPPEGIIAGPINEENFFEWEALITGPEGTCFEGGVFPAKLIFPPDYPLSPPKMQFTCEMFHPNIYADGRVCISILHAPGDDPMGYESSAERWSPVQSVEKILLSVVSMLAEPNDESGANVDAAKMWRENRPEFERIAQKLVRKTLGIPP; encoded by the exons ATGATCAAAACAATGGCGGGTTCTGCACTAAGACGATTAATGGCAGAGTACAAAC AATTAACCTTAAATCCACCTGAAGGCATTATTGCTGGTCcaataaatgaagaaaactTTTTTGAATGGGAAGCTTTAATCAC TGGTCCTGAAGGAACATGCTTCGAAGGAGGTGTATTTCCTGCAAAACTGATATTTCCACCAGACTATCCCTTAAGCCCACCAAAAATGCAATTTACTTGTGAAATGTTTCATCCAAATA tttatGCAGATGGGAGAGTAtgtataagtatattacatgcACCTGGAGATGATCCAATGGGCTATGAAAGTAGTGCAGAAAGATGGAGCCCAGTTCAGAGTGTAGAAAAAATATTGTTAAGTGTGGTAAGTATGTTAGCAGAGCCAAATGATGAAAGTGGAGCAAATGTTGATGCTGCCAAAATGTGGAGAGAAAATCGGCCAGAATTTGAAAGAATTGCTCAGAAGCTAGTTAGGAAAACTCTTGGTATTCCACCTTAA
- the RpL28 gene encoding ribosomal protein L28 isoform X2 — MSSHLNWMIIRNNNAFLLKKRNISKPFSTEPNNLTNLSSYRYSGLIHRKSVGIVDTPDKKGFTVVYKKPRSLKKPAKSTVRCTMKAGARRSLHKLKRLLTKNKYRVDLSKAALRRASAVLRSQKPLPAKKTRTTKKAD; from the exons ATGTCGTCTCATTTAAATTGGATGATTATTCGCAATAACAATGCCTTTCTTCTTAAAAAGCGTAATATCAGCAAACCATTTTCCACG GAACCTAACAATTTGACCAATCTGAGTAGCTATCGTTATTCGGGTTTAATTCATAGGAAAAGCGTGGGTATTGTTGACACTCCTGATAAAAAAGGATTTACAGTCGTTTATAAAAAACCAAGGTCACTTAAAAAACCTGCAAAATCCACTGTACGGTGTACAATGAAAGCTGGAGCCCGCCGTTCTTTACATAAATTGAAAAGATTGCTTACAAAGAACAAATACCGTGTAGATCTTTCTAAG GCTGCATTACGTCGTGCCAGTGCTGTTCTGCGTTCCCAGAAGCCTTTACCTGCAAAGAAGACCCGTACAACTAAAAAGGCTGATTAA
- the RpL28 gene encoding ribosomal protein L28 isoform X1: MIPFKMSSHLNWMIIRNNNAFLLKKRNISKPFSTEPNNLTNLSSYRYSGLIHRKSVGIVDTPDKKGFTVVYKKPRSLKKPAKSTVRCTMKAGARRSLHKLKRLLTKNKYRVDLSKAALRRASAVLRSQKPLPAKKTRTTKKAD, from the exons atgat acCATTCAAGATGTCGTCTCATTTAAATTGGATGATTATTCGCAATAACAATGCCTTTCTTCTTAAAAAGCGTAATATCAGCAAACCATTTTCCACG GAACCTAACAATTTGACCAATCTGAGTAGCTATCGTTATTCGGGTTTAATTCATAGGAAAAGCGTGGGTATTGTTGACACTCCTGATAAAAAAGGATTTACAGTCGTTTATAAAAAACCAAGGTCACTTAAAAAACCTGCAAAATCCACTGTACGGTGTACAATGAAAGCTGGAGCCCGCCGTTCTTTACATAAATTGAAAAGATTGCTTACAAAGAACAAATACCGTGTAGATCTTTCTAAG GCTGCATTACGTCGTGCCAGTGCTGTTCTGCGTTCCCAGAAGCCTTTACCTGCAAAGAAGACCCGTACAACTAAAAAGGCTGATTAA